TCaaagaaaattgattttttcttcAAACCGTTTGTAGGAAGCTCATTTCCGAACTCTTTACCAAATTTGCAACACAAATCAACAACCTAGGTAAACAGAGCATCACCAGTTAACGGTTTAGGAGTGACATCATTCCCTATGTTCCCATTGAAAGCTTTAGTCTAAGTTCGATACTGATGTTTTAGATGTAAAAATCTACGATGCCCAAGAAAAACATTCTTCTTACAACGTTCCAATCGCATTGAATATGTATCATCATCACATATAGGGCATGCACATTGTCCTTTAACACTATATCCTGAGAGATTCTCATACGCCATAAAATCTTTAATCGTACTGAATAACATTGCCcccaaattaaattttttatttaccatCCACATCAAGTCAACCCTCAATAGAAAATTTTGCTTCTTTGAGGCATCATAAGTTACTACACCATTAGTCCAAAAAATTTGCAACTAACCTATCAATGGTTGTAAATACACATCAATCTTTGCTTTTGGAAAAGTTGGACCTGTAATGACCAAGGTGAGGAACATACAAGGGGTCATCATGCATAGCTTGTGAGGAAGGTTTTATGGTGGGACAATTACTAgaatacattttttttgttaaatggaGAGAAACCCTCAGAACACAAGTCAAGTCTAACATTTCAAGGTTCTTCGGCAAATTGAGGatattttttatcaaattttaTCCAAGCTTTTCCATCTGAAGGGTGACACAACACACTCTTGGAAGATTTTCTTTAAAATAGTCCTAATTTCTCAATAATTAAATCTGTGTGATTGACTATGCACAATAGATTATTCGTTGTTGATTCTTTTATGAAAATATTCAAGTGTTTCTTATATTGTCTTCGATTGTTTGAAGCTTAATGAACTGCGAGAGATATAAGAATTCTCAAAAACTTAGTAAATGCATTAAACTTTTTCCATCTACTTTCCACCCAAAATATGTATTTTATTTGATGTAATTCAAGTTCCACTAGTGTGTTGATTTTTGAAACACACCATCAAAACAACCCACTCTGTCATGAAAATCAACCCTCAGAACACAGGGGACACGAAAGTTACCCATGTTTTCAACCTCACCATCTCACACTCGCTCATATATACACACCCTTTTGCTCCCTTGACCCTTCAATTCATCGTCATCACATATAGGGCATGCACATTATCCTTGAACACTTAATCCTAAGACAGTGACGGAGCTTGGACTATATATTTGGGAGGGCCAAAGCAAGATTCATTGCAtagattaaaatatatttattagcaACACACATATACTGACAAAAAAAGTAaagattaaataaatttatatacctgttataaatttattataaatGATATTAATAATCTTGAAAGTTTgttttatattcttttttggattatcaataaattatttacttttaaattacattttttaacTATCAAAAACCTTtctcttgaaaaaaaatatattcttttACTCTTGGTTATTCATTTTTTCTGATAAATATATCATTCTTTTGAAAGTAAATATATCATATTAATATAATGTAAATATTAGTAATTAGTAAAAAGATTTAGATGAAGTATCAATTTAATATTTAGACAATAATAGAATAAACATTTATTAAAGGCCaaggtaaaaaaaatatgtgaagTAGTCAAAAAAAAAGGCTAAAAAATGGTCGGAAGAGTTATTTTTTAAAGGAAGAAACAGCAAATAGCCCAAGTTGTACCTCAGAGAGAAGTAAAGGCCCAAAGTTTgacaaaattaataaaattccCAAAAGTTCATCAAAGGATTCAAACCCTGAACATTAACCATATCTCCTCACGGACTTTCCGTTGAGACAAGGCTTAGTTTGCATTTTCGTATGCATCGTAAGATATATATGaacctaaaattaaaatatatttttatactaCCCCTATTATAAGATTTTCCTAAAATCTTAGGAGGGCTAAAGGCCTCCTAAGTCCCTAAGAAGCTGCGCCACTGTCCTGAGAGATTATCATACGCTAGAAAATCATTAATCGTACTGAATAACATTGCCCTCAAATTGAATTTTTCATTTACCGTCCACATCAAATCAACCCTCAATAGAAAATTTTGCTTCTTTGAGGCATCTTAAGTTACTACACCGTTAGTCGACAATTTTTGCAACTAACCTATCAATGGTTGTAAATACACATCAATCTTTGCTTTTGGACAAGTTGAACCTGGAATGACCAAGGTGACGAACATACAAGGGGTCATCATGCATAGCTCGGGAGGAAGGTTATATGGTGGGATAATTATTAgaatacatttttttattaaatggaGAGAAGCCCTGAACACAAGCCAAGTCTAACATTTCGAGGTTCTTCGGCAAATTGAAGATAAATTTTATCAAATTTTATCCAAGTTTTTCCATCTGAAGGGTGACACAACACACTCTTGGAAGATTTTCTTTAAAATAGTCATAGTTTCTCAATAATTAAATCTGTGTGATTGATTATGCACAATAGATTATACGTTGTTGATTCTTATATGAAAATATTCAAGTGTTTCTTATATTGTTGATGGTTTGAAGCTTAATGAACTGCGAGAGATATAAGAATTCTTAAAAACTTGGCAAATACATTAAACTTTTTCGATCTACTTTCCACCCAAAATATGCATTTTATTTGATGTATTTCAAGTTCCACTAGTGTGTTGATTTCTGAAACACACCGTCAAAACTTGGGAAACAACCCACTCTATcattaaaatcaaaatcaaaaccaaGGCATGAAAGTTACCCATGTTTTCAACCTCACCATCTCGCACTCGCTCATATATGCACACCTTTTCGCTCCCTTGACCCTTCAATTCATCTCGCTCCTCATCTTCACCAGTGACTAGCTTTTCATTTTAAGCTTTTATTTAGTTAAAGGTGGAATCTAGTAAAGTCATCTATGTGACTAGGAATTGTGAAGTGTGACAGAAAGTTTTGATCCTAGGTCTCAGTTTGAGTTAGCACCCTTTGCTCTCAAGGAAAACCAAGAGAGACAGgcaaaaaaccaaaacaataTCAGCTATAAGCacaaaagagaaagataagatgCAAAGTGGCTCGTTTCCCAGCCTTAGCAAAACAACTCAGGAAATGAATGGCAGCAAGCAAGACTAGACAAACCCCACAAAAAACAGGACAACACAAAAACTAGAGAAATGATATAACCTCTAATTGAATAGGCCGAATGAATCCTCCGAAATAAATGATCATCAGATGTGGCCCCACCTGTAGACTTTttagtatattatttaattgTTGTATTATAACTTTTTgggcttttattttatttcctaatCTACCCTTCCTAGATTTTACCATTCACTCAGTTATATCAGTATAGAAAAAGCCCCAATACCAAAGGTCACACAATACTCTTTCCTCCAAAAGCTTactttctttgttttttatgAACGAGTGAGTAGGGTACGCTGCATCTGCATCTGTTATTCTCAGAAAAGCTGTACAGGTATGCATTTCTTGGACACCCACTTCTTGttccttattttaattttttatctctCTCGGTGATTCAACCACTGTTTTTTCACTCCAAACCAATGCTTTTTTTCTACCCAAAAAGAAAGAAGTATTTGATTCATATAAAGTAGGATTTTGATCGtataattttttcaaaagtattgTTACTTTGTGACTATTTCATTTAGTAGATTTTGATAGTAGGATTTTGctcattatttttatttttatcttccttttcttttcagTATGATTTTGcttcattaattttatttagtgTTTTTCTATATTAGTAATGTTCTATAAATTAAGTGTTATCTTAACTATTTTATTATTTGTCATGGTTAAGGCATGGAGGTAGATGCTGTAGGTGTTGAAGAAAGTGAAGAGCTTGAATCTTTAGCTTGTACTGGTGAGCAAATTCCAGAATGGGGATGGTATTCAATTCTGAAGAAAGACTTTAtaatttttacaaaaaaatatgtttttgatgTTGGATTAGGGATTCGTAAAGTTAGCACAAAAACGGAGGGTGAAGTCAAATATTACACACTTGCATGTTCTAGAGGAGGTAAATATGTATGCAAGGCAAGTTCTTCTAAGTTAAGATTGTCGACCAAAACCGATTGTCAAGCAAAAATATGTGTGATTGTCTATAGTGGTGGAAAGTGTACTATTTCTCGTGTTCATTTGGATCATAATCATGTTTTAGGTCCAAAAAAAGTCAAGATATCAAAGGTCTCATAGGAAATTGGATCCTTATTCCAAAAGGAGACTTGAATTGAATGATTGTGTAGGAATTCCCTTGAACAAAAAATTTCATTCATTGGTAGTTGAAGCTAAAGGGTATGACAACTTGTAATTTGGCGAGAAAGATTACAGGAATTACATTGCAAAGGTGAGGCAGTTAAAGCTCGGAGTTGGGGATGCCAAAGCACTTCGTAACTACTTCACTCGCAtgcaaagaagaaattcaaattttttctATGTCATTGATATGGATGATGACAGTCATTTGCGAAATGTTTTTTGGGCAGATGCAAGGTCAAGGGCAGCTTATGACTCATTTGGAGATATTGTGTCATTTGATAGTACATACTTGACTAATAGATACAATATTCCATTTTCTCCTTTTGTTGGAGTGAACCACAATGGGCAGTCCATTTTATTTGGATGCGGATTGTTATCGAGGGAAGACAAAGAAACTTATGTATGGTTGTTTAAATCACGTATGGAATGCATGCGAGGGCGAGCTCCAAAAGCAATAACTACATATCAATGTCGATCTATCCAAGCAGCAGTGGCAGAGGCATTTATGAATCTCATCatcatttttttcctttggC
This is a stretch of genomic DNA from Lotus japonicus ecotype B-129 chromosome 1, LjGifu_v1.2. It encodes these proteins:
- the LOC130731581 gene encoding protein FAR-RED IMPAIRED RESPONSE 1-like, producing MEVDAVGVEESEELESLACTGEQIPEWGWNYIAKVRQLKLGVGDAKALRNYFTRMQRRNSNFFYVIDMDDDSHLRNVFWADARSRAAYDSFGDIVSFDSTYLTNRYNIPFSPFVGVNHNGQSILFGCGLLSREDKETYVWLFKSRMECMRGRAPKAITTYQCRSIQAAVAEAFMNLIIIFFLWHIMKKVPHKLSGLTQYKEIKKTLKTLVYDSIEASEFDDGWHKMVDDYCLQENELLSSFFSDRGRWVPVYVKSIFWAGMSTTLRSESMNAFFDGYVNSKTSLGQFVQQYDNALKSKMEKENKADFDFLNSSYQLITSSHFEKQFKEAYNNTIFKSFQDELRDIFFAISHCLELMV